From a region of the Triticum aestivum cultivar Chinese Spring chromosome 7D, IWGSC CS RefSeq v2.1, whole genome shotgun sequence genome:
- the LOC123169428 gene encoding mediator of RNA polymerase II transcription subunit 15a isoform X2, with product MDTNWRPIQGSDPAAGGDSPPPDQAIGAPIWIQPQARTRIVNKISEALKRHLPVSAVSHPDGLNKLQQIAVRFEQRIYDAATSQSDYFRKISLKMLVMGTKTQQAPGNDQVIPNQNNSASADFTAQSGHAGARDWQEDIYQMIQSLKDQYFAELIELFNKISVKLHHVDSIIPRQKPSEQYDRMKSFKIMLDRILQVLQMSKSTIQPAMRDKIPQYEKQIITILNSQRKPVQPQVQQQLQPPPGK from the exons ATGGACACCAACTGGCGGCCCATCCAAGGGTCGGACCCTGCCGCCGGCGGTGACTCGCCCCCACCGGATCAGGCGATTGGCGCGCCAATCTGGATCCAGCCCCAGGCGCGCACCAGGATCGTCAATAAGAT ATCCGAGGCTCTGAAGAGGcatctgccagtatctgcagtgtCTCACCCAGATGGACTGAACAAACTTCAACAAATCGCTGTGCGATTCGAACAGAGGATCTATGATGCAGCAACCAGCCAG TCTGATTATTTCCGCAAGATTTCTCTGAAAATGCTCGTTATGGGGACCAAGACACAACAGGCTCCTGGAAatgatcaagtgattccaaatcaAAACAACTCCG CATCCGCGGACTTTACTGCTCAATCAGGCCATGCAGGTGCACGTGATTGGCAAGAGGATATATATCAAATG ATTCAGAGCTTGAAGGACCAATACTTTGCAGAACTTATTGAATTGTTCAATAAGATATCTGTGAAGCTACATCATGTTGACAGCATTATACCACGTCAAAAGCCATCTGAACAGTATGATAGAATGAAGAGCTTTAAAATAATGTTGGACCGTATATTACAAGTGCTGCAAATGAGCAAGAGTACTATCCAACCTGCTATGAGGGACAAAATTCCTCAATACGAGAAACAGATTATCACTATCTTGAATTCACAAAGGAAGCCAGTGCAGCCACAAGTACAACAACAGCTCCAGCCACCTCCAG GTAAATAA
- the LOC123169428 gene encoding mediator of RNA polymerase II transcription subunit 15a isoform X1: MDTNWRPIQGSDPAAGGDSPPPDQAIGAPIWIQPQARTRIVNKISEALKRHLPVSAVSHPDGLNKLQQIAVRFEQRIYDAATSQSDYFRKISLKMLVMGTKTQQAPGNDQVIPNQNNSGVNQTSKMQNRYAMAQNAINNGLEQGTSQDIYAAQIRMVGRQQQQRSQQLIYHRHQRPSLQRHQPNITLQPQQQHAQQPAMGLMQPRSQPNQLQESQQHIMSQFQAQPNQLKKQLGMHQQFSMQQRVQTSGGMLLQQNNMDQKNVFIQAQKGLQEASSSTSADFTAQSGHAGARDWQEDIYQMIQSLKDQYFAELIELFNKISVKLHHVDSIIPRQKPSEQYDRMKSFKIMLDRILQVLQMSKSTIQPAMRDKIPQYEKQIITILNSQRKPVQPQVQQQLQPPPGK, translated from the exons ATGGACACCAACTGGCGGCCCATCCAAGGGTCGGACCCTGCCGCCGGCGGTGACTCGCCCCCACCGGATCAGGCGATTGGCGCGCCAATCTGGATCCAGCCCCAGGCGCGCACCAGGATCGTCAATAAGAT ATCCGAGGCTCTGAAGAGGcatctgccagtatctgcagtgtCTCACCCAGATGGACTGAACAAACTTCAACAAATCGCTGTGCGATTCGAACAGAGGATCTATGATGCAGCAACCAGCCAG TCTGATTATTTCCGCAAGATTTCTCTGAAAATGCTCGTTATGGGGACCAAGACACAACAGGCTCCTGGAAatgatcaagtgattccaaatcaAAACAACTCCG GTGTCAATCAAACATCAAAGATGCAGAATAGGTATGCCATGGCACAGAACGCAATTAATAATGGCTTGGAACAAGGCACTTCACAAGATATTTATGCTGCACAAATACGAATGGTAGGAAGGCAGCAACAGCAACGATCTCAACAATTAATTTATCACAGGCATCAACGGCCTTCTCTTCAGAGGCACCAGCCCAATATTACTTTACAACCACAGCAACAGCATGCTCAGCAGCCCGCAATGGGTTTGATGCAACCTCGGTCTCAACCCAACCAACTTCAAGAATCGCAACAGCACATTATGTCGCAGTTCCAGGCTCAGCCTAACCAACTAAAAAAGCAATTAGGGATGCACCAGCAATTCTCCATGCAGCAAAGAGTTCAAACTTCAGGAGGCATGCTCTTGCAGCAAAATAACATGGATCAGAAAAATGTATTTATTCAGGCACAGAAGGGCCTTCAAGAGGCTTCCTCTAGTA CATCCGCGGACTTTACTGCTCAATCAGGCCATGCAGGTGCACGTGATTGGCAAGAGGATATATATCAAATG ATTCAGAGCTTGAAGGACCAATACTTTGCAGAACTTATTGAATTGTTCAATAAGATATCTGTGAAGCTACATCATGTTGACAGCATTATACCACGTCAAAAGCCATCTGAACAGTATGATAGAATGAAGAGCTTTAAAATAATGTTGGACCGTATATTACAAGTGCTGCAAATGAGCAAGAGTACTATCCAACCTGCTATGAGGGACAAAATTCCTCAATACGAGAAACAGATTATCACTATCTTGAATTCACAAAGGAAGCCAGTGCAGCCACAAGTACAACAACAGCTCCAGCCACCTCCAG GTAAATAA